Genomic segment of Macaca thibetana thibetana isolate TM-01 unplaced genomic scaffold, ASM2454274v1 unplaced_scaffolds123, whole genome shotgun sequence:
GGTCAGCACTATATACCAAATAGACTTCACAGACATACGCAGAACAGCAGaatagcagcagaatacacattcttctgaatggcacatggaatattctccaggataaaCCGTATGTTAGGCTATAAAATAAGtcctaatacattttaaaagattgaaatatttccagatatatattttttatcacaaTGGAATGAAAGTAGAAaccaacaaaagaagaaaagctgcAAAAACCATAAATATGTGACAAATAATACATTCTTAAATGTGACTCAaggaaaaatattacaaagttagaaaataaatggtgaaaagcaaaaatgaatatataacacACCATAACGTATGAGTGTTCAGGACATTTATAATCATAAATGTCTACCTCAAGAAAGAATACAGATATTAAGTCAGAAacgtaatttttatatttttatttctatttttattttttttgagacggagtctcgctctgtcgcccgggctggagtgcagtggccggatctcagctcactgcaagttccgcctcccgggtttaagccattctcctacttcagcctcccgagtagctgggactacaggcacctgccacctcgcccggctagtttttttttgtattttttagtagagacggggtttcaccgtgttatccaggatggtctcgatctcctgacctcgtgatccgcctgtctcggcctcccaaagtgctgggattgcaggcttgagccaccgcacctggccccatatAAGGAATTCTAAATATTACAGTACACTAAacccaaacctagcagaagaaaggaaataacaattAGAGCACGTCAGGTTTTTGTATCCGTTCAAACGCTGAAAGCGTGACAACAGACAACGCGAGGCAGTGTGCACAAGGTGGTGTGCGCAAACAtgctgcttgcttttttttttagacggagtctcggagtctcgctctgtcaccaaggctggagtggaaaggcgcaatgtcggctcaccgcaacctctgactcccaagtgcaaacaatcctcctgcctcaacatcctgaacagctgggactacaggtgccttcccctatgcctggtaattttttgtctttttagtagaaaggggttagggttaggtgtTAGCAGTTAGGGTCTGGGTTAGTGTTGAGGGTGAAGGCTAGGGTTCAGGGTTGGGGGTTAGCAGTTCGGGTCAAGGTTAAGGCTTAGGGTCAGGGTTTGTGGTCAGCGTTAGGCTTTACGGTTGGGGGTCAGGGTTTGGGGTCAGGGTGAAGGCTAGGGTTCAGGGTTGGGGGTTAGCAGTTCGGGTCAAGTTTAGGGTTTAGGGTCAGGGTTTGTGGTCAGCATTAGGCTTTAGGGTTGGGGTCAGGGTttggggtcagggtcagggtcagggttagggttaggggttagagTTAGGGTTagagggttagggttagggttagggtttaggttagggttagggttagggttacaGGGTTAGGGTTAAGGGTTAGGTTTAGGGTTAAGGGTTagttttagggttagggttaggggttagggttagggttatggttagggttagggttgggttagggttagggttaggggttagggttagagtcagggtcagggtcagggtcagggattagggttaggggttagggttacgGTTAGGGTCTgggttaggggttaggggttAGTgtcagggtgagggtgagggtgcgGGTCAGGGTTTcgtgttagggttagggtttgggttagggttagggttggttagggttagggttagggttaggggttagggttagagttaggggtagggttagggttttagggttagggttagggttttagggttagggttagtgtTAGcagttagggttagggttagtattagggttaggctttgtgttaggGTTTGTGTTTTGGTTAGGTTAGCGTTAGGATTAGTGTTAGGGGTGGGACAGGTCTTCGTCCCTCAGCTCACCTGAGATATATACCTATATGATTGCTTCCTCTGCGCTGTGTACAATGCAGCTTCACTGAGCCACACTAAGGTGTAAGTCACTATTCCTCTACCTCCACTCACAAGTCAATTGTGTATTCACCGAAAGGCTTATGAAAGACTCAAAACAATGCAATCCGTTGTCTCTTGTCCACCTATAACCTGGGAGGCCCCCACCTTTGtgttttcctgcctttccagatGGAACTCTGTCttcgaaaaacaaacaaacaaacaaaatgtggttttgAGACATTTGGATGTGGGAGTTCTTCTTGCAGGCCAGATGTCAGACCCTTGCCTGAGACGGCGGTGGGGCCACCAAGGAGATGGTGGCCCTCATGCTGCCCCAGTCTCACTCCTACAGGCTCACCCCCAATCTGGCCCACGATGCAATGCGACTACAGAGAAGTGGAACATACTCACTGTAGGTACTGCTGATACTCATGCGCATTCTTCCCATGAGCAGCATGAACGTTGGCCAACTCCAGCGTAATGAGGAACAGGATCAGGCGGAGCACAGGGGACAGTAGTCTGATACTAAAAACAGATGAAAGTAAATTCAAACGTAAGGAATGTTGGTATTTTCCACCTTCATCAGGAAAAAGATGTTTCACCTCATCAACATCCTTAAGTCCCaacttctcaaaaataattttcctaatcCTCAGAGCCCAATGCCTGCTTCCAGCCCCCAGGCCCGTGGCTGGCGGGAGTGCCCCGTGTAGCCCTTGCTCCTGGCCCATCCTGCACATCCGCATTCCTTGCTCATCAGTCATCATATGAGACTCTTAGACATCTGACGGTCTACGTCAGCGCTGCCAGGGGCTCTGCACACTCACGGAGCACCTGGCAGGCCCAGTCTGTGCACAGCAGCCCCCCTGCTCCCTGCCCTCTGACATCTAGGGAGGGACTCTCACCAGAGGAAAACAAATGGCCTCAATACGAAAGCAGGCTCAATGCCAGCAGATTAAAGAAATCCCAACTAAAGTAAGATCTTATTTTTCCCATGAAACTAgttgagacatttaaaaatattctggttTTGGAGAGTGGTAATAAGAGAATGACCTTGTCTTATAAACTGCTGGTAAGAGTATAAATTGAGTAGCACCCTTCTGGAGGGGAATTCAGtgatatatatttaaagctttaaaaacacaGATACCACTCAACCCAAAAGTTCTAGAAATGTATCCAAAATGGTCATTTCTTAAGGATGTAGCACATTCTGAAATATACACTGTAAGTGAAGGAACCATAATGCTGTTAATCTGCTATTAAGTTAATCTGctgttatattttaaatccaAATCCAGTTAATCTGCTGTTATACTTTAAATCCAAATATTCATTTAGGTAGATAGAACCCACATTTCCATAGGCCAAATTAcaaacactatttaaaatagtatgtACTATAACTTTCTATGAAAATCAGCATGGGGAGTCCTCACAGTCCTCAGATAACATCATTTCATTCAACACCGTTTCATCACAATAtcagtgagaaaggaaattgaTACACCGTGAGGGCCACGGTCTGTGTGGAGAAGCACGTTCTGCATGGGTTTTCTCCCATCccccagtttcctcccacatcccagagCCGTGCACATTAGGTGAACTGGCGCATCTCCATGGTCCcagagtgagtgtgggtgtgtgactGGCCCTGCGAAGGAACCACGTCCTGTCCAGGGTGGGTCCTGCCTTGTACCCGGAGCTGCCGGGATAGGCTCCAGCCACCCACAACTCTGAACTGGAATGAGCAGGTtggaaaatgagtgaatgaatgaatgaatgaatacaaattataagAACTTGTAAAGTCTACCATCATCATACAAGTGCTCGACAGTGCGTGTCGGTACAAAAGTGCTCAGTGACCCACACATTTGTTCCTGTTGGTGCTGGAGCtgtgggtggggggaagggggcgGGCCTGGGGAGGTCTCGCTCTGCAAACATTTACTGCCTCATTTAACCACCACAGGACTGCTGGACTGCCGTCACTCACTGCCTCGCCAAACAGTGAGTAGTTCTCacttgtttttattcatctttcttaaatgtcCATAGAGCTCATATGTACCTCAATGTTTAACACTGTAAGTGTTTTGGGTCTTTCTTTAGAAGTTTGGTAATATTTTTATGACCAGAAACATGCTGTGGGAACTTAACTTTTGTTTCCACTGtgcaaggaaaataaatctcagtaccccaaactcactaagccaaagggaaaagtcaagctaggAACTGcctcaggcaaacctgcctcccattttattcctaaataaggtGGCTACAAGAGAAAAAAGCTACATACAGACCTCCCTCACAGTTTGTCCACAAGGAAATGCCTCGTGGGCCTCAAGATCTCTACCCGGAAAGACTTCTGCTGAATTTCATCCTGGCAATGCAGTTGCCAGCTGATCTTCCCAGGGGTGGGACAGGGCGTCATCCCTcagctcacctgagacaaatacCTAtatgattgcttcctctgccctgtgTAAAATGCAGCTTCACTGAGCCACACTAAGGTGTAAGTCACTATTCCTCTACCCCCACTCACAAGTCAATTGTGTATTCACCGAAAGGCCTATGAAAGACTCAAAACAATGCAATCCTTTGTCTCTTGTCCACCTATAACCTGGAAAGCCCCCACCTTTGTGTTTTCCTGCCTTTCCCCAAGTACCTGGGGCACATGctgtcaggatctcctgaggctgtcACAGCACGTCCTTAACCCTGGGAAAGTAAACTTTCTAAAaggattgagacctgtctcagatacatTGGGTTCATACTCTCAGTTGTGAACTCCAAGTATATCAACACCTGTCGATGGGTTTAGTGAGGGGCCTATTGTGTGTGTCTTCAGTGGGGACTGGAACTGCATCTGTGACGACTTCCTGCCCCACAGTGCCCCTCCAAAACAGGAAAGTGAGCGCACACCTACTCCATATACGCAGGTAGTTCTGCCGCTGGCAAGACCGCAACATCCTCTCCACCCACTGCCTGTGTCTCAGCTCCGAGGCAATGGTGACCTGGCCAGACACGTGGTGACACTGCTTGCCGATGCTTTGGAGCACAACCAGCACTTCCAGCACAATCCTGGGGCAGAAGAGGGTAGGAAAGGGTGTGCTGCAGAGCTCACGGAGCAGCTGGGGCCACCTGCAAATAGAGCCAGACTTGGAGCAGGCATTGTGATCCTGACCTGTACCTCACTCTCCTTCTGTACCTGCAAGGCTGCGGCTTTCTGGGAGCCAGGGCTAGCTGCGTATCACTGGTGGGTCTGCAGGGACAACCGTGACATGTGGCAGGTGTTAATTAAATACACTGAATTGTGGCAAACAGAATGTGACATTCACAGCCTCATCAGATGTGCCACGCTTGCACAGAGATTGTCAAAACTGATCTCATAATTCCTCTTGGAGCAGTAACAGTGGGATTCTAAGACTactttataaaatctaaaacatacaaaatgtcTAAGTTTGCTATGCTAATCTGCAGAATCAATGTTTCAACAGTTGTCAGGATGTCCTGGAACTTACGTCTCAGTAGGAAGATGATCCAAGTCCTTTAAAACACAATGATTCTCAGGCACATGGTGATACAGCTCATCCGtcatttttgtaattaaagaGTGGCTGGCATTTGTTTCAGAATTATCTTCtaatctgaaaaatagaaaatatttaaagatacatGACAATTAAAATGCCCACATTAGTGCCCATGCACAATAATGGTTAATGGTTCACTGAGCAGCAACCTGACTGTGAATCTTAGTTTccccaaatataaaatgtaaaaagccacCATCACGGGACAGTGGAGAAAGAAACGATGCCCTATGCCAAAAGCAAAGTCCAATGATGACTGATGATGAGACGATGAACCACATGCGTATTCTTCCTGCTGAACAAGTATGTCTGCTGTTGTCTACGATTCCAGAATGCATGCCTCCATCCCCACTTCTCTCCTGAGCTTCAGACCCATCTTTCTTCCTGCCTACTCAGTAGTTCTCATGGACGCCATTGTCTACCCACAAAACCTGCCCCTCGTTCCATGTTCAGTCTCCACCAGGGCCCCAGGCCAGCTGGAAGATCGCATTCAGCATCACTTGCAGCTCCTCACAGCCACCAAGGCCCAGaaattcctccttccccttttatCTTCCAACAGCCTCGCTAAAGAAGAAATGCTGCTGAAACTAACAGTACCAGACAAGCTTGAGGTCAGCCAGGCCCCAGGATGCCACGTACCTGACTGCTTCCCAACTGAGTTCTTTGGGGAAAGGCAGCAGAGCCCAAACCCTGATACTCTCCTCACAGCTCAGCACCtggatgaaatgttttattgACTTTGTAGATTTCACGGTAACTTCCTAGAAAATCTGTTTTTAGATTGTTATGGATGTTACATCACTCTCTATAAAATACGtatctataaaattatt
This window contains:
- the LOC126947315 gene encoding endoplasmic reticulum membrane-associated RNA degradation protein-like → MTDELYHHVPENHCVLKDLDHLPTETWPQLLRELCSTPFPTLFCPRIVLEVLVVLQSIGKQCHHVSGQVTIASELRHRQWVERMLRSCQRQNYLRIWNVRGQGAGGLLCTDWACQVLRECAEPLAALT